The following proteins are co-located in the Methylomonas sp. 11b genome:
- a CDS encoding undecaprenyl-phosphate glucose phosphotransferase, translating into MPLGLGNIFNGLFKQYGHTVILLLRIIDVAMLFAAAWVTHYFWLREYVIDQDYRIVIALGILGAIIFFEIGQVYRPWRNDAMRGEIARIVRAWISALVAVVSIVALVRMHFWFGSSYRWIASWGVLGLVFVLVARGVLSQVLLFLRARGWSQGRIVMVGLNQMAVAVARQLNHSSWAGLQVIGYVDDRSEERQAISDYVLPRLGTLDDLPSIISSQSIDEVWVAYQGESLTERAQYQLRHLPVSIRLVIDCFAFKQSKFLSLNTVAGIPTLDFSVSPLHGINRYIKEIEDRLLALILLLLISPLMLFLAVGVKLSSRGPVFYRQERVGWNNRSFTMLKFRSMPVDAEAKTGAVWAKPGENRATPFGAFLRKTSLDELPQLINVLRGDMSLVGPRPERPDFVEVFKDQVPNYMKKHMVKAGITGWAQVNGWRGDTDLNRRIEHDLYYIQHWSLWFDLEIAFRTVLTGFINKNAY; encoded by the coding sequence ATGCCACTCGGTTTGGGAAATATATTCAACGGGCTTTTTAAACAGTACGGTCACACGGTGATTCTGTTACTGCGCATCATCGATGTCGCCATGTTGTTTGCTGCCGCTTGGGTGACTCATTATTTCTGGTTACGCGAATATGTTATCGATCAGGATTATCGGATCGTTATCGCGCTGGGCATACTCGGCGCCATCATCTTCTTTGAAATAGGCCAGGTATATCGGCCTTGGCGTAACGATGCGATGCGCGGCGAAATTGCCCGTATCGTCAGGGCCTGGATTTCGGCTTTGGTGGCAGTGGTATCCATTGTTGCCTTGGTGCGGATGCATTTTTGGTTCGGTTCCAGTTATCGCTGGATTGCTTCCTGGGGTGTGCTGGGTTTGGTGTTTGTGCTGGTGGCACGCGGGGTGCTGTCGCAAGTTTTACTTTTCTTGCGGGCTCGCGGCTGGTCGCAGGGCCGCATTGTGATGGTCGGTTTGAATCAAATGGCGGTGGCAGTTGCTCGGCAGTTGAATCATTCATCTTGGGCTGGCCTGCAAGTTATCGGTTATGTCGATGATCGCTCAGAAGAGCGGCAGGCAATCAGCGATTACGTCTTGCCAAGATTGGGTACATTAGACGATTTGCCCAGCATTATTTCCAGTCAATCTATTGACGAAGTGTGGGTGGCCTATCAAGGCGAATCCTTGACCGAGCGGGCCCAGTATCAACTGCGTCATCTGCCGGTCAGCATTCGTCTGGTGATCGACTGCTTTGCCTTCAAACAAAGCAAATTCCTTAGCCTGAACACAGTGGCCGGCATTCCAACTTTGGATTTCTCGGTATCGCCATTGCATGGCATCAATCGCTATATCAAAGAAATTGAGGATCGCTTGCTGGCCTTGATTCTGTTGCTGTTGATCAGCCCCTTAATGTTGTTCCTGGCAGTGGGCGTGAAGCTGAGTTCACGCGGCCCGGTGTTTTATCGTCAGGAGCGGGTGGGTTGGAATAATCGTTCGTTCACGATGCTGAAATTCCGCTCCATGCCGGTCGATGCCGAAGCCAAAACCGGAGCGGTCTGGGCCAAGCCCGGCGAGAATCGCGCTACACCATTCGGTGCTTTCCTGCGCAAAACCAGCCTGGACGAACTGCCGCAATTGATCAATGTGTTGCGTGGCGATATGTCTCTGGTAGGTCCACGCCCTGAGCGTCCTGACTTTGTCGAAGTGTTTAAGGATCAAGTCCCCAACTACATGAAAAAACACATGGTGAAAGCCGGCATTACTGGTTGGGCGCAAGTCAACGGCTGGCGCGGCGACACCGATTTGAACCGCCGCATCGAACATGATTTGTATTACATCCAGCATTGGTCGCTGTGGTTCGATCTGGAGATCGCCTTCCGCACTGTGCTGACCGGATTTATCAATAAAAACGCCTACTAA